GGAATCCAGAGCATCAATCACGTCAGTTTTCAATGCGTCCTGCTGGCTTTTCGATGGCTTTGAACTCTCACCGGCGACAAGCAACTCCCATCCGGTCCAACCGGGGCTCAGCTTATCCATTGCCTCGGGAGTCACCCAGAGGTCAGTCACCTGGTATGCGAGCGAGCCGCCCTCTTTCTCACCGATCCCAACAATGTCTAGTTTGACTTCGGTCTGTGGACCCTCGGATTCCTGACACCCGGTGTCATCACAGACGAAGTTGTCCTGAACCAGGGCAAGGGAATCGCCTACACCGATGCCTAGACGCTCCGCCAGTTCGAGGGAGACGACTGCTTGATCTGGCGATGCGGGGAGCGCACCGTCCGAAAGTGGAATGGTGCCGAGTTTTGGAGTTGGAACTAGTGATGCGTGCAACCAGAGGTTCTCCTGACCAACCATCTTTCCCTCGTAGTACCCAGACTGATCGACAAACGTTCCGGCAACCGTGGGGACTTGGTCGAGGATTTTCTGGGCATCTCTTAAGTTCCGGCTATCATCGGGTCCGTCGCTCTGCACAACCACTGCTGCTTGGTCGTATCGACCAGCAACCCTGCTTTTGACACCCGCGTTGAGCGACCCGCCAAATACCAGCGCGGCAGCGACGAAGGCTACCGCTATTGCTACGGCAACGATCGTTGCCGTGTATCGTCTGCCGTGGTGTCTGAGGTTTCCTGCGACTAACTCGCGCATCAGGCGACCTGTTCGATGTGCTCGGAAGTGGGTTTCCACAGGTCGGCAGAGACTTTGCCGTCGCGCATGACGACCACTCGGTCTGATTTCTCCGCAACGTGTCTGTCGTGGGTCACCATTATGACCGTTTGGCCTAGTTCGTCGACTGCCGAGCGAAGTAGGCCAAGGACTTCCTGAGTGGAGGCGGAGTCAAGGTTTCCTGTTGGTTCGTCGGCGACAACAACTGCCGGGCCGGTTGCAAGAGCGCGAGCCAGGGCAACGCGTTGTTGCTGTCCCCCTGAGAGCTGAGAGGGGAGGTGGTGAAGTCGATCGCGCAGCCCAAGGGTTTCAACGACCATCTCAAACAGTTTCTCGTCCGTTTTGGTTCCCGCCAGCCGCGAAGGAAGAAGGATATTGTCCCGTGCATCCAGGGTAGGAATCAGATTGAAAGACTGGAACACGAAACCGATGCGGTCACGACGTAGGCGAGTTAGTTTGTCATCGGAGAGACTTCCGAGGATCACACCCTCGAGTTCCACCTCGCCAGAGGTAACGGAGTCCAGCCCGGCGAGCGCGTTCAGTAGGGTTGACTTGCCGGACCCCGACGGCCCCATGATTGTAGTGAACTCGCCTGAGCGAAACCCGATGGTGACGTTGTCGAGGGCAGTAACGGCGGTGTCTCCCTGACCGTAAAGCTTGCTGACCGAATCAAGTGCAGAGACGACTTGGGGCGCCTGGGGATTTCTGTGCATGGCCTAAGTGTTACATCGCTCAACCCGGGACGGCCTGGGTTAATCCCCTGAACAAACCCCGAAAGAGGATCTAGGGGACCCCAATTTGGCCCCTCGTGCGGATCTCCAATCACATGGGGCGGCGACACGCGGCGGTTCGCGGCCGAAAAGTCCCCTATGTGATTGGCAAACCAAACGCGGGGTAAAGGCGGCGAGTTCGGGCGGATGTCGCAAGGCCCTGAGCCAGAGGGGTGCGGGGACGGGACGGGCTACGGGACTCCGCAGACTGCTACCGTTCCATCTCCCTCGGCGACGGCACGGCCGTCCGTGTCCAGAAGGAAGACAGCGTCACCCTGATGCAGTTCAACCGAGCCCTTCATCGTGGTGACGCGAACGGAATTCTTGAGACACACCATCACCCTCGGTCCCGATCCAGGAAGAGGCAGAGGGGACCTAGCACCGGGCGCTTTTGGCTCTGCTGTCACTAGCTCAAAATCCTCGACAGGGGACCGGAAGTGGTTGATACCGGGGATCGGGTGTTCCGGCGCGATGCGAGTTGGCGGAACACCATCGAAGTCAGCGATTTCGAGGAACAACTCAGTATCAACATGCTTGCTGGTAAGACCCGCGCGGACGACATTGTCGGAGTTGGCCATCAACTCAAGTCCGATTCCTTGCTGATAAGAGTGAACCGTGCCGGTTTGCAGGAACGCTGTCTCACCCGGATCCAGGTGAACATGATTCATCAGGAATGCGATGAGTATCGCTGGATCGGGGCCGAACTGCGCCAGGAGCTTGACTGTCGCCTGGTCGATGAACAGATCTGGTGACTCACCCAACTTCACTCTTCGTTCGCAAGCGCTGACGAAATCGAGCACGTCGGCCGCGTCAGGACCGTCTTTCGGATCGAGAATCCATGAAACGACGGGCTTTATCCCTCGTCCGGTTGCCAGAAGTAGTTTGCGTGAGAGACGTGAGGCGGTCTTGCCGCCCAGATTCTCCAGGCGCTCACGCGCCTGACGTCGTACTGCAAAACCGATGAGCGCGTCGAACTCAGAGATAGCGTAAACCATCTCTGGTTTGTGGGTCTGGTCGTGAAAGATGCGCTCAAAGGCGTCGAACTTGACTCCGGCGGCCTCCTCTTCGTCGTATCCTCTTGCGGCCCGCCTGCGTCCCGGATGAACCTGAATCGAAAGCGCGCCCCGCGGAGCAATTAGCTTCACCAGATAGGGAAGTTCATCGCCAAACGTGAACTGCGTTGATGGCCCCAGAGTAGATTCCGGATCGGACTCGATCAGTGTTTTCAGATCGGAGCCATCCGGAAGCCCACTCGCCCCCAGGGGATGGGCACCGAACCAAAGCTCGGCTACCGGATCACTACCCGGTTCCACCCCAAGAAATCGGGGGATAGCATCGAATGACCCCCAGTCATGGTGCTTAGGAACACCAGTCAATACCTGCATTGGCCGCTCTCATTCGGGAACTACGCGATAGATGTCGCGAGCCGCCCCCTGTGAAGCCGAGAGTGCGGTCGCTCCGTAGAGTTTAAGGGCGGGAGAGACCCAGCGCTCGCGATTCTTTGGGGTCCATGGATGTTCACGCGCTTCTTGGGCTTCGCGGCGCCTCGCCAGTTCCTCGTCATCAACCAGAAGGTCGAGCCTGCGTTGATTGACGTCGATGAGGATACGGTCGCCGTCTTCGATCAGGCCAATGGTTCCACCCGATGCCGCCTCAGGGGAGATATGTCCGATTGAAATGCCCGAAGTTCCGCCCGAGAAGCGACCGTCCGTAATCAGCGCACACTTCGCGCCGAGGCCGCGGCCTTTAATGAATGAGGTTGGGTAGAGCATTTCCTGCATGCCGGGTCCGCCCGAAGGACCCTCGTACCTAATCACAACGACGTCGCCCGCCTCAACTGTCTTGTCGAGGATGCGGTCGATGGCCTCTTCCTGCGATTCCATGACGCGGGCGCGGCCTTCGAAATGGAATAGGGAAGGATCGATGCCAGCGGACTTCACGATCGCGCCGTCCTCGGCCAGATTTCCGTAGAGGACAGTTAGGCCACCGGAGGCAGTGTATGCGTGCTCGACATCGCGAATGCATCCGCCAGCAGCGTCTTTGTCGAGTTCCACCCAGCGGTTGTCGGTGGAGAAGGCCTCCGTGGTCCGCACGTTTCCCGGGGCGGCACTGAACAGTTCGATCGCTTCGGGGGAGGGATTCTCGCCGCGGATGTCCCACTTGCCCAGCCAAGATTCGATATCGGGGGAGTGAACAGTATGAACGCTGTGTCGCAGCAGGCCAGCGCGGTCCAGTTCGCCCAGAATCGCAGGGATTCCACCCGCACGGTGGACGTCTTCCATGTGGTAATCGTTGTGGTTCGGCGCAACCTTCGAGAGGCAGGGGATCTGATCGCCCGCCTCACCGATAGTGTCAAGAGTGAACTTGATGCCGCCCTCGCGTGCTACCGCGAGGATATGAAGTACCGTGTTCGAGGAACCGCCCATTGCCATGTCAAGGGAGATTGCGTTCCAGAAGGCGTCCTCCGTGGCAATGTTCCGGGGGAGAACCGAGTCATCCTCCTCGTCATAATAGCGATGACACATCTCGACGATGGTGCGACCAGCTTCCTCGAACAGCTCCTTGCGGGCCACATGGGTTGCAAGGGTAGAACCGTTGCCAGGCAGAGACAGGCCAAGAGCCTCAGTCAAACAGTTCATGGAGTTCGCGGTGAACATGCCGGAACAGGAACCACAGGTCGGGCAAGCCAGTTTCTCAAGCTGAAGCAACTCATCGTCGCTGATAGAGTCGTCGGCCGTTGCATTCATGACTGTGATGAGGTTCCCGTGACCGGTCTTTGATCCACCTATAATCGCGTCTTCGGGGAGGTTCTTTCCAGCCTCCATCGGGCCACCCGAGACGAAAATAGCGGGAATGTTCAGCCGCATCGCAGCGATCAGCATTCCGGGGGTGATCTTGTCACAGTTTGAAATGCAAACCATGGCATCGGCGCAGTGTGCCTCAACCATGTATTCGACTGAGTCGGCAATCAGCTCGCGCGAGGGGAGCGAGTAGAGCATGCCGCCATGCCCCATTGCGATTCCGTCATCAACTGCAATGGTGTTGAATTCTTTGGCGACTCCACCGGCCTCTTTGATCGAGTCAGCGACCAGCTTGCCCATGTTCCGAAGGTGAACGTGGCCGGGGACGAACTCGGTGAACGAGTTTACGACCGCGATAATCGGCTTGCCAAAGTCGCTATCGGTCATTCCGGTGGCACGCCAAAGTGAGCGTGCTCCAGCCATGTTCCTGCCGGCGGTTGAGGTTGCGGACCGAAGTCGGCGAGCCATGCTGCCTCCTCTAGGTGGTGTTGCCTGCTTCTGGGCAAGTCTAGTTCGCTCGCGGCTAGCACCGACTGTGCGTCCGAGCATACGATCGTTGGACTGGCGTAACCTCGTACGTATGCACGGTGAGTACAAAGAACAGGGCCAGAAACTAGTCGTTGTCGATGTTGAGCCTGATGGGGATTACGTCGGTAGCGCCCGGATCGCAGGGGACTTCTTTGCTGAGCCGGACGGGGTTATTATCCGCCTAGAAGCAGCGCTGAAAGGACTTCCTCTAGACGCATCTGCTAGCCACGTTGCAGGGCTTTTGGAAGAGACTCTCGAACCGGCCGATGTCCTGTTTGGACTCACCCCCTCGGGCATCGCGACTGCTTTTCGCCGCGCGGTTGGGGGAGCGGTTGACTGGGATGATCTCGACCTTGAGGTGATCCACGGTCCGTTCGTTTCGCCGGTCATTAACGTTGCCATGGATGAGACCTTGGTCGAGGATGTCGCCGCGGGAAGGCGCAAGCCGTTCATGCGAATCTGGGAGTGGGACAGTCCCCAGATCGTGATTGGTTCGTTCCAGTCATATGAGAACGAGATTGATCAGGCGGGCGTCGACAGACACGGGATCACCGTTTCACGTCGAGTCTCCGGTGGCGGTGCCATGTTCATGGAACCCGGAAACTGCATTACCTACTCTGTTGTGGTACCAACGGCCCTTGTCGAGGGAATGAGTTTCCAAGACTCCTACGCCTTCCTCGATCAGTGGACTATGGAGGCGCTTCGCAAGGTCGGAATCGAGGCGAAGTATGTCCCACTGAATGATATTGCCTCGCCCGCAGGAAAGATTGGCGGTGCGGCTCAGAAACGGTTTGCCAACGGGTACACAATGCACCACATGACTTCCTCGTACGATATTGATGCCCAGAAGATGATGGAATGTTTGCGAATCGGGCGTGAAAAGGTTCGCGATAAGGGGCTTAGATCAGCGGTTAAGCGGGTCGATCCAATGCGATCACAAACGGGCATGCCACGGGAAGACATCATCGACGAGTTCATCCGGGTGTTCGCGGAAAAGTACGACGCTCAGCCTGGGAGCATCACGGAGGACGACTTAGAGGTCGCACGCCAGCGTGTCGAAACCAAGTTCAGCACCCCTGAATGGGTCCATAGAGTTCCGTAACCCTCTTCCGGTTTGCCAATCAGATAGGGGCGCGACACGCCGGGTTTCGGGCGTGAAAAGGCCCCTATCTGATTGGCAAACTCGGGCTCACACAGGTCAACCAGCCGGTCTTACGCTCCCTGACCGTCCACGACCGTTGAAACCCTTGGGATCGATTACCTAGAGCGAACGGAACGCTCCCGTCCTAAGGACCGGTCGGTTCTGCCTTGTTGTCGCCGCGCGGTCTACCAACAGCACCAGTTGCCAGTTACCTTCGTCTTCCGGATCAAGGATCGCCTGGCGGACCAGAATCCAGTCGCGGTCGCCCTCCGCTGTGAGCGGGATAGCTGAGGCATCCGCGAGTCTCAGGGCGAGCAGTAGTTCAGTTTCGTCGGGATGCTGCGCGAGGGAGAAGAGGTCGGCCGCGCGGGCTTCCGGTCCAATACCGATTCGGTCATACTCGTCCCAGTAGGTTCCGAGTAGGGTTTCCCATTGCGTGGAGTCTGTGAAATCACTGTTTTGTGTTGCTTCACCGGGGAAAAACTCTACTTCTCTCTCAGCGAGCGCCTCGAACGCGTCGCGTGCGAGAAGCTCCACTCGAGCGAATGTTTCATTTCGTATTGCCCGAACCATTGCGTGAGGGTTGCGGACAAAGAGGACCTGCCCGCTTTCGTCGGCGCCGAAAGCAGTCTCGTCTTCGGCCTCTGCGGACGAGGACGGGCGAGACTGCCCGGACATCAAACCTTCCCACTCGGCAAGTAGCGAGGTATCCACTGAACCAAGAAGTTCACGAAGCCAGTCGGTAACCTGATCGATTTGATCCGTTTTGTAGGAGTCCGGGAGAACCTGACGTAACGCTCTATAGGTATCTGAGAGATAGCGGAGCAGCACTCCTTCGCTTCTGGTCAGGTCATATTTGGCGACAAATTGGGAGAACGTCAGGCCCTCCTCAACCATCTCCCGAACAATCCGCTTGGGTGAGGGCTCACGTCCCCTCACCCAAGGATTCGTGATGGCGAAAGTATGGAATGCAGGGGTTATCAACTCGCTGAGCGGTTGGGGCCAGGTGACGGCATCGATACGGTCACGTCTTTCCTCATACTCCAGTCCTTCTTCCCGCATAGCGGCGAATGCGATGTCACGTGCCTTTCGCTGCTGGGCGTAGAGAACTGCAGATGGGTCCTCCATCACCGATTCGATGACGGAGATAATGTCCATGCTGAAGTCGGCGGATTCGGGGTCAAGGAGGTCCAGAGCGGCCAGGGCAAACGGGGTGAGTGGTTGGTTGAGAGCAAAGTCGTCTGGGAGATCACGAACGACGCGTAACTTCGAGCCCTCATCGTTGCTCACCCGCTCAATGAGGCCCGCCTGCAATAGCGAGCGATAGATATCTCCGAACTGGCGCAGATAGGCATTGCGTCCAGGATCGAGAGCGGGGTTGGCTTCACGATCTGTGTTCGCCGCCTCCTTGGCAAGTCGGAGCAGTCTTTCCTCGGGGTCATCTTTGCCGTGGAGAACGTTGAGAAACATAGAGTGGCTGGTCTGGAAGCGTGGCACGAGCATCTCGGGTTCTGCGGCCACCAGACGATCGAACGTCGAACGGTTCCACGAGACAGTCTTGTCCCTTCCGCCGCTCCCTTTTTGCGACTTTCCCCCCAACTTTGCGGCGCGCTTCTGGAGCTTTCGTTGCTTTGCGGCGTCTCCTTCTTCCTGCGCAGCCGTCATCTTTGCGCGGCGCTTCACCGACTCAATTTCTTCCTCAGTTCCGAGCACGCGCACGGAGCCCTCATCATCAAAGCCCGGACGCCCGGCGCGGCCCGCAATCTGATGGAACTCGCGCGCGCTCAGATGTCGAGTTCGGCGGCCATCGTATTTCACAAGGGAGGTAAAGAGGACGGTTCTGATCGGAACGTTGATTCCGACGCCGAGGGTGTCAGTACCGCAGACGACGGAGAGTAGGCCCTTTTGAGTGAGGCGCTCGACCAGACGGCGATAGCGAGGGAGCATTCCTGCGTGATGGACGCCGACGCCCTTTAGCAGTAGCTCGCGCAGTTGCTTGCCGAAACCACGGTCGAGTTTCTGGCCCTGTAGTTCGCGCTTGAGTTGGTCCTTGTCGCGGATTGTGATCGGAACCGTGCGGGCCAGATCGACAGCGGTTTTGACAGCATCGGCCTGGGTGAAGTGAACGATATAGACCGGCGTTCTTCCCTCGTCAATCAGTCTTTCGACAACCGTTGGTAGCGGATCAACCAGGTAGTCGAACTCGAGGGGGATGGGGCGTTTGGCATCGCTGATTACTGCGACCTCACGTCCCGTTCGTTCTTCCAGATCGGCCGCGATTGCCGCGGTGTCACCAAGCGTTGCCGAAAGTAGGACGAACTGTGGTTTTGACAGTTCGATTATCGGCACCTGCCAAGCCCAGCCTCTTTGTGGGTCGGCGTAGAAATGGAACTCATCCATAACCACGGTATCGGCGTCAAGGGAAGAGCCTTCGCGAAGTGCCTGGTTCGCCAGAATCTCGGCGGTGCAGCAGATAATCGGCGCCTCGGCGTTTAGCGACACATCTCCGGTGACCAGGCCGACGTTGGCGGCACCGAAAACGTCAACCAGGTCGAAAAACTTCTCAGACACCAGGGCCTTGAGTGGCGCGGAGTAGTAGGACCTGCCACCTCGAGCCAGCGAGATAAAGTGGGCCGCCAGCGCGATCATCGACTTGCCCGATCCGGTCGGTGTCTGGGCGATTACGTGATTGCCTGAGAGAAGTTCGACCAGGGAGTCTTCCTGGTGTGGATACAGCGGTCTGCCAGTCGAATCCGCCCAGCTTGCGAAGGCATCAAGAAGTTCATCGGTGTCACCGAGCGCGCCTTGGTCTTCAAGGGAATCCAGGATTTCGTTCAGGGAAGCCTTCATACCCTGATCATCCCATGACTAAGCTGGTGACATGCGTATCGTGCGATTCTCAGATGGTGACTCCCCGAAGTTCGGTTTGCTCAAGGACGACTCGAATCGAGTGTTCGTGTTGAGGGGCGACCCGATGTTCTCTCCGATCGAACCGTCGGGAGAGGTTTTTGAGCTAGACGAGATCAGGCTCTTGGCCCCTGTGATTCCTCGTTCGAAGGTGGTTGCGGCGGCGCGTAACTGGCCGACCCACGCGCCGGAGAACATTCCCGATGAGCCGGTCATCTTTATCAAGCCAAATACTTCGGTTACTGGTCCGGAGGATCCGATTATTTATCCGGCTTGGTCGAATCATATTGAGCCGGAGGGTGAGCTTGCGGTGGTGGTGAAGACTCTTGCTAAGGATGTTCCTGTCGACCGAGTTGATGACATTGTTTTTGGGTACACCGTTGGAAATGATGTGAGTGCGCGCGACAAGCAGCGTAAGGATGGGCAATTTACTCGCGGAAAAGGGTTTGATTCCTCGTGTCCGCTTGGTCCGTGGATTACGGTTGACCCGGAGCTAGATATTGACAGTCTGCAGATCACAACCAGGGTTGATGGAACCCCGATTCAGCAGGGCAATACTGCGGACATGATCTTCCCGGTGCGGGAGTTAGTTTCGTTTGTTTCCCATTGTTTTACCCTGTTGCCTGGGGACGTGATCCTCACTGGGACTCCAACTGACTCGGTGCCGGTGCATCCGGGGGATCGTGTTGAGGTTGAGATTGAGGGAATCGGGAAGATTTCTAATCCGGTGATACGGCGGTAGCAGGCTGCGTCTGAAGTGAGTATCCGCCAGTGTGGCCGGTTTGTCCTTCGGGAACGGCATGGTTTCGGACGATGAGGGGCCACACCGGCAGATATCAGGGGTCTCCAGGCCGCCATCCCAGACCCTGCCGCCGAGTATCTGCCACAGTGGTCACCCTCGCGACCAAATTATGCGGTTCCCAAACGGTAAACCGGCCACGCCCCACTTTGGCAGGTACTCCGCCCAGTCAACTAGGTTCTTAGCATGAGCGCATACAGTGTCGTCATTACCGCCCATAACCAACGTGGTTTCGTTCGTGAAGCGGCTGAGTCAGTATTAGGTCAGTCGTTGGCCCCCGCAAAGGTCCTAGTCGTTGATGATGGAAGTACGGATGAGAAATCCATCGAGGTACTTGCGGAACTTGATAAGTTCCCGTGCGTTGAGGTTGTCCGGCAGCCAAACGGTGGGGTTTCCTCGGCCAGGAACCTTGGGATTTCGCTTGTCGGGACCGAGTACGTTGCGGTACTGGACGGTGATGACCGCTGGAAGCCCACGTTCGCTGAGAGCTCTGTTGAGCTACTGGATGGTGATGACAGACTTGTGGGAGTCTCCTCCTGGATGCGAATGTTCGGGGTGGCGACGGCGCTGGTACAACCCGGCGGCGGCACGTTGGTTGACTTCTTGAGTAGGAATCAGAGCCCCTCCAGCATCATGATGCGAAAATCAGCATGGCTTGCGAGCGGCGGATATGACGCGGCGATGCGGGACGGATTTGAGGACTGGGACTTCTGCCTCTCGCTGCTGGCGGACGGGGGAGCAATCGAGATAGTTCCCGAGGCTCTTATTGATTACCGGACTTCCTCGGTATCAGCGAACATTACCAGCATGAATGGCCGAAGCGAACTCTTTGGGAGACTGATCGACAAGCATTCCGACGACTATCGGGCCAATTACCGTCAGGTGCTCCTCGACCTCGACGATGGTCGCCAGCTTCACTTGCGCAACTGGGAAGAACTTGCTTCACAAGGCCAGAAGACCGCAACATTTGGCGATGGAGGCATGGCATCAGTGGTGAGAATAGAGTCAAGAAACAGCTGAAAATTGACTGGCGTGCTCCGACGAAGGGCTATTTCAGACGAGGGGCTATTTCAAAGGTGCCCTACTCGCGAAGTCCGCGATTCGCCCGACGGTCTCCTCCCACGGTCCCCGAGACATCGCGGCGTTCACCCGAACCCACTGCTCGTAGCCCGTTCCAAGAGAGACTCCCTCATTGGTCGCGACGGCATAGTCATCGAGTAGAACCTTCTGCGGCGTCCTGTCCAGGGCGTATGCGTCGAACCCAAGCCAGTTAAGGTAGGTTCCCTGCGGACGCGAGTAGTCAACGGCGGTATCGCGTAGCGCCTCGTCCAACAGCCTCACGTTGGCATCGATGGTCGCGATGACTTCGGCGAGCCACTCATCCCCATCGGTGTACGCGGCGATAGCGGCGACGGAACCCAGGGTGGTGGCATGATCGCGGGGATGAGCTAGGTCCCATCGCTCGCGAAGCTCCGCGTTTGGAACGATTACTTGCGAGGCGGGCAACCCGGCAACGTTCCAGGCTTTTGAGGCAGCTACCGCGGTAACCGTGTTGTGGGAGTAGGCATCACCGAGCGACGCGTAAGACACCATTGAAGCTGGATCCCCGTAGACCAGGGGAGCGTGGATTTCATCGCTAAAGATCAGAGCGTCGTACTTGCTGACCACTCGATTTAGCTCTTCAAGCTCCGGGACGCTTAGTACCCGACCGGTTGGGTTCCAGGGATTGCAGAGGATCAACAGACCTGCGCCCTTTGCTAACGCCGCCTCTATTCCTTCGAGATCAAGGGACCAAGCCTTCTGAGGATCGGCCGCGCCTGCGGAGTGCAGTGAGGGAACCTCAATCAGTTCGCGGTCGTGTCCCCCTGGAATCGTGAGGAAAGGCATGTAGTTCGGAGTCGGCACGACGATGGCGGAACCGGGCCGGGTGAGTTCCTCAATAGTTGTGTGAAGCGCCCCGAGAACGCTGGAGTGGGAGCGCACCCATCCCGGATTCACGGCCCATCCGGTGCGGCGTTCGAGGAAGGAGACAAGTGCGTTGATGGACTCCTCATCCGCCCACCTTGGCGGGTAACCGAGAAGACCATTTTTGATTGAGGAAACTAGGGCTTCCTCGACTGGAGGAGCCGTGGCAAAATCCATTTCCGCGACCCAGGCACCCATGGTTTCTTGACCGTCAGCGGTCTTCATTCCAGTCCACTTGAGGGAGCCGGTGTCGCGAAGCTGTAGTTCTGTCGGGTGCCAAACGGTCAACGTGGTGCTCCTATCGATTGTTGCTCTTGAGCCTAAACTACTCTGCAAAGTCAGCGAACATCCCGATCCCGCGCCATTGATGAACTCCAACGGGTAATGCTCAAAATGTCACTGTTACGCAGAGTCCTCCTTCGGGATTCGATTCCAGCGTCAACCGTGCGTTGCTTGCATCGGCGATACTCTGGACGATCGCAAGGCCCAGGCCGTGCCCAGTCTTTGCGGCCTGGTCCCTTCCTCGACTAAAGGGTTCGGTCAACTGCTCTACCCGAGCCGGGTCTACCTTCTCGCCTGTGTTACTTATGTGAAGTTTGGGGCAGGTGTCTGCTGTCAGTCGCACTTCTATGCTGCCGCCGTCGTGGTTGTGACGCACCGCGTTTTGTAGCAGGTTCACTAGCATTTGTTCGATCAGCACCGGATTCGCGAACGTTCGGGAATCCGGTGCGATGTCCGAGGTTATCGTGATGCCTCGGTCTGCGCTCTCCGCCGCAACGACGGACAGTGCGCCGCCCACAAGAACTCCAAGGTCCACCTCCTCGACGTTGTCCGAACGGTACTCGATTGCGGTCAGGTCTAGCAGCGCATCGACGGTTTCAATACTGCGCTCATTCATCTGCCGAACTCTGGACAGCGTTTCTTGTAAGCCCTCCACGCTGGGGGAAGGATCGGATGACGCGACATCGATCATCGTCCGCGTCGCTGCGAGCGGGGTCTGAAGCTGGTGTGACGCGCCCGCAGCAAATCTCTTATGCGACTCGAATGCTGCATCAAGGCGCGTCAGCATGTGGTCGAACGTTGCTCCGAGCCGACGTACTTCGTCATCGGGGCCATCGAGCTCAACGCGCTGCTTTAGGTTACCTTCCGAGGCATCCTTGGCGACCTGGCTCAGGGTGTTTATTGGCTGCAATATTCGACCGGCAATGAACCACGATGCCACGGCTCCCGCACATATCAGGACCACCAGGAAAACCAGTGAAATCAAAAGCTGCACGTTTAGCAGTGTCGTCGCGTCCTGAATAACGAACGTCGACCACTCAGACTGAATTGCGTCATCGTCTGGAGTTCGAACGATGGAGAGCGGGCTGAGCTCCTCCGTCTCAAAAGAAACGACGGTACCAACCTCGCGCATCAAGCCGTAGTGGGGCACGTAACGCATGAAGAAGTAGGTGGCAACGACCATTAGCGTGCCGACCAGCGCAAAGATGACGGAAAAAGCGAGGGTGAGCCGCCCCCGGATGGTTAGGCGAGCTTTGCGCGGGCTCATGCGCTCAGTCCAAACCTATAGCCAACGCCTGGGAGCGTCGAGATCAGACCCGGTTTGCCAAGGTGCTTGCGCAGTGTTGAAATGGTCACTCGAACCGTATTGGTGAAGGGATCGGCATTTTGATCCCAGGCTTTTTCTAGCAGGGTCTCTGCACTGACAACGCCGCCATCAGCGGCCATAAGGATTTCAAGGACCGCAAACTCCTTGTTCGTGAGGCGAACGAGGCGACCGTCGCGATAGACCTCCTTACGAAACGAATCAAGAACGACTCCACAGTTTTCAAGCGTTGGATTTCGTACCGGCCCGGTGCGCCTTGCCAGCGTCTTAACCCGTGCCAGGAGCTCCGGAAACTCAAATGGTTTTGGGAGGTAGTCATCCGCGCCGATTTCGAAACCCTCAAGTTTGTTGTCCAGTGTGCGCGCGGCAGTGAGCATTAGTACCCGCGTTGCTAGTCCCTGGTCGCCGATCCATCCACAGACCTCGTCTCCGTGGACCAGGGGCAAGTCTCGGTCGAGCACCACAACGTCATAATCATTGATGCCCAGAAGATCAAGGGCGCTTTGACCGTCGTAAACGACATCAACTGCGATTGCCGCTCGTGATAGACCCGTCTTGATTGCATCGGCCATGTAGACCTCATCCTCAACCACCAGCACGCGCATG
The sequence above is a segment of the Actinomycetaceae bacterium MB13-C1-2 genome. Coding sequences within it:
- a CDS encoding biotin/lipoate A/B protein ligase family protein, with translation MHGEYKEQGQKLVVVDVEPDGDYVGSARIAGDFFAEPDGVIIRLEAALKGLPLDASASHVAGLLEETLEPADVLFGLTPSGIATAFRRAVGGAVDWDDLDLEVIHGPFVSPVINVAMDETLVEDVAAGRRKPFMRIWEWDSPQIVIGSFQSYENEIDQAGVDRHGITVSRRVSGGGAMFMEPGNCITYSVVVPTALVEGMSFQDSYAFLDQWTMEALRKVGIEAKYVPLNDIASPAGKIGGAAQKRFANGYTMHHMTSSYDIDAQKMMECLRIGREKVRDKGLRSAVKRVDPMRSQTGMPREDIIDEFIRVFAEKYDAQPGSITEDDLEVARQRVETKFSTPEWVHRVP
- the ilvD gene encoding dihydroxy-acid dehydratase, whose protein sequence is MARRLRSATSTAGRNMAGARSLWRATGMTDSDFGKPIIAVVNSFTEFVPGHVHLRNMGKLVADSIKEAGGVAKEFNTIAVDDGIAMGHGGMLYSLPSRELIADSVEYMVEAHCADAMVCISNCDKITPGMLIAAMRLNIPAIFVSGGPMEAGKNLPEDAIIGGSKTGHGNLITVMNATADDSISDDELLQLEKLACPTCGSCSGMFTANSMNCLTEALGLSLPGNGSTLATHVARKELFEEAGRTIVEMCHRYYDEEDDSVLPRNIATEDAFWNAISLDMAMGGSSNTVLHILAVAREGGIKFTLDTIGEAGDQIPCLSKVAPNHNDYHMEDVHRAGGIPAILGELDRAGLLRHSVHTVHSPDIESWLGKWDIRGENPSPEAIELFSAAPGNVRTTEAFSTDNRWVELDKDAAGGCIRDVEHAYTASGGLTVLYGNLAEDGAIVKSAGIDPSLFHFEGRARVMESQEEAIDRILDKTVEAGDVVVIRYEGPSGGPGMQEMLYPTSFIKGRGLGAKCALITDGRFSGGTSGISIGHISPEAASGGTIGLIEDGDRILIDVNQRRLDLLVDDEELARRREAQEAREHPWTPKNRERWVSPALKLYGATALSASQGAARDIYRVVPE
- the manA gene encoding mannose-6-phosphate isomerase, class I, with amino-acid sequence MQVLTGVPKHHDWGSFDAIPRFLGVEPGSDPVAELWFGAHPLGASGLPDGSDLKTLIESDPESTLGPSTQFTFGDELPYLVKLIAPRGALSIQVHPGRRRAARGYDEEEAAGVKFDAFERIFHDQTHKPEMVYAISEFDALIGFAVRRQARERLENLGGKTASRLSRKLLLATGRGIKPVVSWILDPKDGPDAADVLDFVSACERRVKLGESPDLFIDQATVKLLAQFGPDPAILIAFLMNHVHLDPGETAFLQTGTVHSYQQGIGLELMANSDNVVRAGLTSKHVDTELFLEIADFDGVPPTRIAPEHPIPGINHFRSPVEDFELVTAEPKAPGARSPLPLPGSGPRVMVCLKNSVRVTTMKGSVELHQGDAVFLLDTDGRAVAEGDGTVAVCGVP
- a CDS encoding ABC transporter ATP-binding protein; this encodes MHRNPQAPQVVSALDSVSKLYGQGDTAVTALDNVTIGFRSGEFTTIMGPSGSGKSTLLNALAGLDSVTSGEVELEGVILGSLSDDKLTRLRRDRIGFVFQSFNLIPTLDARDNILLPSRLAGTKTDEKLFEMVVETLGLRDRLHHLPSQLSGGQQQRVALARALATGPAVVVADEPTGNLDSASTQEVLGLLRSAVDELGQTVIMVTHDRHVAEKSDRVVVMRDGKVSADLWKPTSEHIEQVA